In Vibrio marisflavi CECT 7928, the following are encoded in one genomic region:
- a CDS encoding GrxA family glutaredoxin: MFVVIFGRPGCPFCVRAKEHAETLKEQRDDFNYRYVDIHAEGISKADLEKTVGKPVETVPQIFIDQEHIGGCDDFEAYAKENLGLFAE, encoded by the coding sequence ATGTTCGTGGTTATTTTTGGACGTCCTGGTTGCCCATTTTGTGTTCGTGCGAAGGAACACGCAGAAACTCTAAAAGAGCAACGTGACGATTTCAACTACCGTTATGTTGATATTCATGCTGAAGGCATCAGTAAAGCAGATCTAGAAAAAACGGTTGGTAAACCTGTAGAAACTGTACCACAAATCTTCATCGACCAAGAGCATATTGGTGGTTGTGACGATTTCGAAGCTTATGCGAAAGAAAACTTAGGCCTATTTGCTGAATAA
- a CDS encoding MurR/RpiR family transcriptional regulator — translation MNTLEKIQKNLENFSKSERKVAEVIMASPQTAIHSSIATLAKMADVSEPTVNRFCRRLDTKGFPDFKLHLAQSLANGTPYVNRNVEEDDGPDAYTHKIFESTMACLDVAKNSLDPMQVNRAVDLLTQAKRVSFFGLGASSAVAKDAQNKFIRFNIPITCFEDVVMQRMSCINSSDNDVIVLISHTGRTKSQVEIANLARENGATVIAITAKDSPLDKASSLSITLDVPEDTDVYMPMASRVVQMTVIDVLATGFTLRRGSGFRRNLRRVKDALKDSRYDKLSQL, via the coding sequence ATGAATACATTAGAAAAAATACAGAAAAACTTAGAAAACTTCAGCAAATCTGAACGTAAAGTAGCTGAAGTTATTATGGCTTCTCCACAAACAGCCATTCACTCTAGCATCGCAACATTGGCTAAGATGGCCGATGTCAGTGAGCCAACCGTAAACCGATTTTGTCGCCGTTTAGATACAAAAGGCTTCCCAGACTTTAAACTTCACCTTGCTCAAAGTCTTGCGAATGGTACTCCATATGTAAACCGCAATGTTGAAGAAGATGACGGGCCAGATGCGTATACACACAAGATTTTTGAGTCTACCATGGCTTGTCTTGATGTTGCCAAGAATAGCCTTGACCCAATGCAAGTAAACCGTGCTGTCGACCTGCTGACTCAAGCTAAGCGAGTATCCTTCTTCGGCTTAGGCGCCTCTTCTGCGGTAGCCAAAGATGCACAGAACAAATTTATCCGCTTTAACATCCCAATTACTTGCTTTGAAGATGTCGTAATGCAAAGAATGAGCTGTATCAATAGCTCCGACAACGATGTTATTGTCCTTATTTCTCATACGGGAAGAACAAAGAGCCAAGTAGAAATCGCCAACTTAGCGAGAGAAAACGGCGCGACAGTCATCGCAATAACGGCAAAAGACTCACCATTAGATAAAGCCAGCTCACTATCGATTACGTTGGACGTTCCTGAAGATACGGATGTATATATGCCAATGGCTAGCCGCGTTGTTCAGATGACAGTTATTGATGTTCTAGCAACAGGCTTTACTTTACGTAGAGGCTCTGGCTTTAGAAGAAATCTAAGAAGAGTGAAAGATGCTCTGAAGGACTCTCGTTACGACAAGCTTTCCCAGCTGTAG
- the panP gene encoding pyridoxal-dependent aspartate 1-decarboxylase PanP: MVSEQKSADVSFESLLRIFTVPEGPDSTLTQIEAKLSQNLNEFLREHIVAEEKPLKEIEKSFSNPAIPEEPQFVSDHTEHLLDTLVAHSVHTSSPSFIGHMTSALPYFLMPLSKIMIALNQNLVKVETSKAFTPLERQVLGMLHRLIYNDSESFYSQWMHSAQHSLGAFCSGGTVANITALWVARNNVLRADGDFNGVEKEGLFKAMLHYGYKGLAVLVSERGHYSLKKAADVLGIGQEGLISVKTDADNRLCPKDLKTKIAELKEQSIKPIAVVGVAGTTETGNIDPLEEMAAICQAEHCHFHVDAAWGGATLMSNHYRHLLRGIEHADSVTIDAHKQLYIPMGAGMVLFKKPDVMNSIEHHAQYILRKGSKDLGSRTLEGSRSGMAMLVYAAMHIISRPGYELLINQGIDKAKQFAELISKQPDFELVSEPELCLLTYRYIPEAVKCALEKANSADKAELNNLVNELTKFIQKKQRETGKSFVSRTRLNPNQWDRMAVIVFRVVLANPLTSFDILESVIEEQRDIASQAPKLLGRIMDLTNQIIHS, from the coding sequence ATGGTATCGGAACAAAAAAGTGCTGACGTAAGTTTCGAGAGTCTACTTAGGATTTTTACAGTACCAGAAGGGCCAGACTCGACACTTACTCAAATTGAAGCAAAATTATCGCAAAACCTTAATGAGTTTTTGCGAGAGCACATCGTAGCAGAAGAAAAGCCATTAAAAGAAATCGAAAAGTCCTTTTCTAATCCTGCTATCCCGGAAGAACCACAGTTTGTCTCAGACCATACTGAGCACCTATTGGATACGTTAGTTGCACATTCCGTGCACACCTCTTCGCCGAGCTTTATCGGACATATGACGTCTGCTCTGCCCTACTTTTTGATGCCTCTATCAAAAATAATGATCGCGCTAAACCAAAATTTGGTGAAGGTTGAAACGTCAAAGGCATTTACCCCACTAGAACGCCAAGTTCTTGGGATGCTACACCGCCTTATTTACAACGATTCCGAATCTTTTTACTCTCAATGGATGCACAGTGCCCAACATTCTCTCGGCGCATTTTGTTCTGGCGGTACTGTTGCTAACATCACAGCACTTTGGGTTGCAAGAAACAACGTGCTTCGAGCAGACGGTGATTTCAACGGTGTTGAGAAAGAAGGCTTATTTAAAGCCATGCTTCACTATGGGTATAAGGGCTTAGCTGTACTGGTTTCGGAAAGAGGACACTACTCTTTAAAAAAAGCGGCTGATGTTCTAGGGATTGGCCAAGAAGGTCTTATTTCAGTCAAAACTGACGCTGATAACCGACTGTGTCCTAAAGATCTAAAAACAAAGATAGCAGAGCTGAAAGAACAAAGTATCAAGCCAATCGCCGTTGTAGGTGTTGCTGGTACAACTGAGACTGGTAACATCGATCCACTAGAGGAAATGGCTGCTATCTGCCAAGCTGAACATTGTCATTTTCATGTCGATGCCGCTTGGGGCGGTGCCACACTGATGTCAAACCACTATCGTCATCTTTTGCGAGGTATCGAGCACGCAGACTCTGTTACCATTGATGCCCATAAACAGCTATATATTCCAATGGGCGCTGGTATGGTTCTATTCAAAAAGCCAGACGTGATGAACTCAATTGAACATCATGCTCAGTATATTTTGCGCAAAGGTTCAAAAGACCTTGGTAGTCGAACACTTGAAGGCTCTCGCTCAGGCATGGCAATGTTGGTTTACGCCGCCATGCATATTATTAGTCGCCCCGGCTATGAGCTGTTAATAAATCAAGGTATTGATAAAGCGAAACAGTTCGCAGAGCTTATTTCAAAGCAGCCTGATTTCGAACTTGTGTCAGAACCCGAGTTATGTTTGCTTACTTATCGCTATATTCCAGAAGCAGTAAAATGCGCACTGGAAAAAGCAAACTCAGCTGACAAAGCAGAGCTCAACAACCTTGTTAATGAGTTAACGAAGTTTATCCAGAAAAAACAACGAGAAACCGGCAAATCATTCGTATCGCGGACGAGGTTGAACCCAAACCAATGGGATCGTATGGCAGTCATTGTATTCCGCGTGGTATTGGCAAACCCTCTCACCAGTTTTGACATATTGGAATCGGTCATCGAGGAGCAACGAGACATTGCTTCTCAAGCGCCAAAATTATTGGGGCGTATCATGGACCTGACAAACCAGATTATCCACTCGTAA
- a CDS encoding lysine exporter LysO family protein produces MLSGMLLIFAALIVGYLIPISKKSTLDLIIKSTSRLVYVILALMGLSLSAVDNLSENLQLISKYTAVFFLVIGACNLICLPLVDRFYGIQADSKQSKLPLLSMAIESAKLVLVIAAGLVVGLFFPVNVHIVETTSQWILLLLLLLIGIQLRNSGLTLRQIILNKHGMLIAAVIVASSLIGGVIAAKILGISVIKGLAMSSGFGWYSLSGILIGGAYGPIWGGASFLIELLRELLSLILIPLIIGTRPLTAIGYAGATALDFTLPVIQTTGGVRCVPIAIVSGFILTLLNPVLMLFFISLAS; encoded by the coding sequence ATGCTTTCGGGAATGCTTTTAATATTTGCTGCGCTCATTGTCGGATACCTTATCCCCATATCCAAAAAATCTACTTTAGATCTGATTATCAAAAGCACTTCACGACTGGTTTACGTCATTCTCGCTTTGATGGGACTGAGCTTATCAGCTGTCGATAATTTAAGTGAAAACTTACAACTCATTTCCAAATACACCGCGGTGTTTTTTCTAGTAATTGGAGCGTGCAATTTAATCTGCCTACCACTTGTAGACAGATTTTATGGCATACAGGCTGACTCCAAACAAAGTAAACTGCCACTTCTTAGTATGGCTATAGAGTCCGCCAAACTCGTTCTTGTTATTGCAGCTGGATTGGTTGTCGGGCTATTTTTTCCAGTCAACGTCCATATTGTCGAAACAACAAGTCAGTGGATTCTGTTGTTGCTGCTACTTTTAATTGGTATTCAACTAAGGAACAGCGGCCTAACCTTAAGGCAAATCATTCTAAATAAACATGGAATGCTTATCGCAGCAGTGATTGTTGCAAGCTCACTAATTGGCGGCGTTATCGCTGCAAAGATTCTTGGTATCAGTGTAATAAAAGGCCTAGCCATGTCGTCTGGCTTTGGCTGGTATTCACTTTCTGGAATTTTGATTGGCGGTGCGTATGGTCCTATTTGGGGTGGTGCCTCTTTTCTAATTGAGCTATTACGAGAGCTTCTGTCACTGATTCTCATTCCTCTCATTATTGGCACTAGACCGCTCACTGCTATAGGATACGCAGGAGCAACCGCACTCGACTTTACACTCCCCGTCATTCAAACCACAGGCGGAGTAAGATGTGTGCCGATTGCGATAGTAAGTGGATTTATTTTAACGCTATTAAATCCAGTCTTGATGCTGTTCTTTATTTCACTTGCAAGTTAG
- a CDS encoding HDOD domain-containing protein: protein MNHLSFYWLPDNRELLIQGIEGEFAQLVERSIGTGKVTLPPIPDVVLKIQRLSSLECTTIADIADCLLEDPGLAAIVIRVANSVIFNRRNITCTDLMTSVSRLGIARVRDIVTAQAIEQLKRSVNLSSECNRILVSSASYSRELGAAMVMVVKSYKEENPIQFKYLEEDKALLVGLLADIGLFCLVNEYYLYLEKGNYLNEDIALQLFRALCSMSSQLVLESWGFDEDFVEAATNSSDRMSDKKVSYLEIARISSHLLMFRNHEEEQDDHFVEVDVMGADILYKLSNLSDIEFKSQMDQIISASGL, encoded by the coding sequence ATGAATCATTTATCTTTTTACTGGTTACCAGATAATAGAGAGCTTCTTATTCAAGGTATCGAAGGAGAGTTTGCTCAACTTGTCGAGCGTTCAATTGGCACAGGCAAAGTTACCTTACCTCCTATTCCAGATGTCGTACTTAAAATCCAGAGGCTCAGCTCTTTAGAATGCACAACCATTGCTGATATCGCTGACTGTTTGCTAGAAGATCCAGGCCTAGCAGCTATTGTGATCCGCGTTGCCAACTCAGTGATATTCAACCGTAGAAACATTACATGCACCGATCTCATGACATCGGTATCTCGCCTAGGCATAGCTAGAGTAAGAGATATCGTAACAGCCCAAGCCATTGAACAACTCAAACGTTCCGTCAACCTTAGCAGTGAATGCAACCGTATTTTAGTTTCCAGCGCGTCATACTCTAGAGAATTGGGCGCGGCGATGGTGATGGTGGTTAAATCCTACAAAGAAGAAAACCCCATACAGTTTAAATACCTTGAAGAAGATAAAGCTCTTCTAGTTGGCCTTCTTGCTGATATCGGGCTGTTCTGTTTAGTCAACGAATACTATCTTTATCTCGAAAAAGGCAATTACTTAAATGAAGACATTGCCTTACAGCTATTTAGGGCATTGTGTTCTATGTCTAGCCAACTGGTACTAGAAAGTTGGGGGTTCGATGAAGATTTTGTTGAAGCTGCGACCAACTCTTCCGATCGAATGTCCGATAAGAAAGTGTCTTATTTGGAGATAGCTCGGATCTCCAGCCATTTACTCATGTTCAGAAATCACGAAGAAGAGCAAGATGACCACTTTGTCGAAGTGGATGTGATGGGCGCTGACATTTTGTACAAGTTAAGTAACCTCAGTGATATCGAGTTCAAAAGTCAGATGGATCAGATCATTAGTGCAAGTGGTTTGTAA